One segment of Amycolatopsis alba DSM 44262 DNA contains the following:
- a CDS encoding Gfo/Idh/MocA family protein — protein MRLGLAGTGRIGTSHAETLRSFDEVSSVVVADVDAGRAAAAAAKIGVEAAADIPALFASSLDGLVITAATDAHPELILKAVDAGIPVFCEKPVAADIPGTLAVIDKISGSDVPVQIGFQRRFDAGYAAARAAVASGELGWLHTLRATTLDPAPPPADYVAHSGGLFRDCGVHDFDVVRFVSGREVVEVYAVGANKGERFFVDAGDVDTAAATLTLDDGTLAVVSLTRYNGAGYDVRLEVLGSAGNAVVGLDDRAPLTSVEPGVQPLPGPAYPGFMERFRPAYISELKAFLDVAAGRAPSPCGAADALEAFYIAEACELSRRERRPVRVEEVRA, from the coding sequence ATGAGGTTGGGACTCGCCGGCACCGGCCGGATCGGCACTTCGCACGCCGAAACCTTGAGGAGCTTCGACGAGGTTTCGTCCGTGGTCGTCGCCGATGTCGACGCCGGCCGCGCGGCGGCGGCCGCGGCCAAGATCGGCGTCGAAGCGGCGGCGGACATCCCCGCGCTGTTCGCGTCCTCTTTGGATGGTCTGGTGATCACGGCGGCGACGGACGCGCATCCGGAACTGATCCTCAAGGCCGTCGACGCGGGAATCCCGGTGTTCTGCGAGAAGCCGGTCGCCGCCGACATCCCCGGCACCCTCGCGGTGATCGACAAGATCTCCGGATCGGACGTGCCGGTACAGATCGGTTTCCAGCGCAGGTTCGACGCGGGCTACGCCGCCGCCCGTGCGGCGGTGGCGTCGGGCGAGCTCGGCTGGCTGCACACCTTGCGCGCGACCACGCTGGACCCGGCACCGCCACCCGCGGACTACGTCGCGCACTCCGGCGGCCTGTTCCGGGACTGCGGGGTGCACGACTTCGACGTCGTCCGGTTCGTCAGCGGCCGTGAGGTCGTCGAGGTCTACGCCGTCGGGGCGAACAAGGGCGAGCGGTTCTTCGTCGACGCCGGTGACGTCGACACCGCGGCCGCGACCCTGACGCTGGACGATGGAACGCTGGCGGTGGTCTCGTTGACACGCTACAACGGCGCGGGCTACGACGTCCGGCTCGAAGTGCTCGGCTCGGCGGGGAACGCCGTGGTGGGCCTGGACGATCGCGCACCGCTGACCTCGGTGGAACCCGGCGTCCAGCCGTTGCCCGGCCCCGCCTATCCCGGTTTCATGGAGCGTTTCCGGCCCGCGTACATCAGTGAGCTGAAAGCCTTCCTCGACGTCGCCGCCGGTCGTGCGCCGAGCCCGTGCGGAGCGGCGGACGCACTGGAGGCGTTCTACATCGCCGAGGCGTGTGAGCTCTCCCGGCGCGAGCGCCGCCCGGTCCGCGTCGAGGAGGTCCGCGCCTGA
- a CDS encoding LacI family DNA-binding transcriptional regulator — protein sequence MARPTMEDVAAKAGVSRALVSLVMRNAPNVSDERRTRVLCAAHELGYEPHAMARSLASRTSTVLGVMVSDLRNAFFADVVEGLDAAAEAAGFHLILNTGGRSPARERAALKNLLSFRPAGVILLSPVVPASAIEEAAAQGPVVLVSRTSRVAEVDTVNDDGEAGSALAVDHLVSLGHRRIAHLDGGVAAGAAARRRGYQQAMRRHRLHPHIVRSEHTDTAGEKAVHELLGDPPREGVPTALLAGNDFNAVGAISALEEAGLRVPEDVSVVGYDNTSLAALKHLSLTTVDQPRTEMGRLAVEALLERVRGERTEPVRHLLHPSLVVRSTTAALER from the coding sequence ATGGCGAGACCGACGATGGAGGACGTCGCCGCGAAAGCGGGGGTGTCCCGTGCGCTCGTGTCCCTGGTGATGAGGAACGCGCCGAACGTCTCCGACGAACGGCGGACAAGGGTGCTGTGCGCGGCGCACGAACTGGGCTACGAACCGCACGCGATGGCCAGGTCGCTGGCCAGCCGGACGTCGACGGTCCTCGGTGTGATGGTCTCCGATCTCCGCAACGCGTTCTTCGCCGACGTCGTCGAGGGGCTCGACGCGGCGGCCGAAGCGGCCGGATTCCATTTGATCCTCAACACCGGCGGCCGCAGTCCCGCGCGCGAGCGCGCCGCGCTGAAGAATCTGCTGTCCTTCCGGCCTGCCGGGGTGATCCTGCTGTCGCCGGTGGTGCCGGCGTCGGCGATCGAGGAGGCGGCCGCGCAGGGCCCCGTCGTCCTGGTGTCGCGCACCTCGCGGGTAGCGGAGGTGGACACGGTGAACGACGACGGCGAAGCGGGGTCCGCGCTCGCTGTCGACCACCTGGTCTCCTTGGGGCACCGAAGGATCGCCCATCTGGACGGCGGGGTCGCCGCCGGCGCGGCGGCCCGGCGCCGGGGTTACCAGCAGGCCATGCGGCGGCACCGGCTGCATCCGCATATCGTGCGCAGCGAGCATACGGACACCGCCGGTGAGAAAGCCGTGCACGAACTGCTCGGCGACCCTCCGCGCGAGGGAGTGCCGACAGCGTTGCTGGCGGGCAACGATTTCAACGCCGTCGGCGCCATCTCCGCGCTGGAAGAGGCGGGCCTGCGGGTCCCCGAGGACGTATCCGTCGTCGGCTATGACAACACCTCGCTGGCCGCGCTGAAACATCTCTCACTGACCACTGTGGACCAGCCGCGCACCGAAATGGGCAGGCTGGCCGTCGAAGCACTGCTCGAACGGGTCCGGGGTGAACGCACCGAACCGGTCCGGCATCTGCTGCACCCGTCGCTGGTGGTCCGTTCGACCACCGCCGCTCTGGAAAGGTAA
- a CDS encoding sugar phosphate isomerase/epimerase family protein, translating into MTATTSRIRIAAAPISWGVCEVPGWGRVLDAGTVLGEMAELGVRATELGPPGYLPRDPAGLRELLGGYRLDLVGGFLAVVLHENPEAALAEAEESAALFAACGGDMLVLAAATGLDGYDDRPELSDAEWATLIETSGEIGEIAARHGLRTVLHPHVGTHAETEDEVERFLADSTLPLCLDTGHLLIGGTDPVALAKRYPERVGHLHLKDVRGELAEDVRAGRLPYAEAVGKGLYVPLGDGDVDIEAMVRFVDEAGYDGWYVLEQDTALSEGSPEDLPKRDVTRSLAHLGGIVSRLPAAR; encoded by the coding sequence ATGACAGCGACGACGTCCCGGATCCGAATCGCCGCCGCCCCGATCTCTTGGGGCGTATGCGAAGTCCCCGGCTGGGGCCGCGTGCTCGACGCGGGGACCGTACTGGGCGAGATGGCGGAGCTGGGGGTCCGCGCGACCGAACTCGGCCCGCCGGGGTATCTGCCGCGCGACCCGGCCGGGCTGCGTGAACTGCTGGGCGGCTACCGACTCGACCTGGTCGGCGGCTTCCTCGCCGTCGTCCTGCACGAAAACCCGGAAGCAGCGCTGGCGGAGGCCGAAGAGTCCGCCGCGCTGTTCGCCGCGTGCGGTGGCGACATGCTCGTGCTCGCCGCCGCGACCGGTCTCGACGGCTACGACGATCGCCCCGAGCTGAGCGACGCCGAATGGGCGACCCTGATCGAAACCTCCGGCGAGATCGGGGAAATCGCCGCGCGCCACGGGCTCCGCACCGTGCTGCACCCGCATGTCGGGACACACGCGGAGACCGAGGACGAGGTCGAGCGCTTCCTCGCCGATTCCACACTCCCGCTGTGCCTGGACACCGGGCATCTCCTGATCGGCGGGACCGATCCGGTCGCGCTGGCCAAGCGGTATCCCGAACGGGTCGGTCACCTGCATCTCAAGGACGTACGCGGCGAACTCGCCGAGGACGTCCGCGCCGGGAGGCTTCCCTACGCGGAAGCTGTGGGCAAAGGTCTGTATGTGCCGCTCGGCGACGGAGACGTCGACATCGAAGCGATGGTCAGGTTCGTCGACGAGGCGGGCTATGACGGGTGGTACGTGCTCGAACAGGACACCGCGCTGAGCGAGGGGAGCCCGGAAGATCTACCGAAGCGGGATGTGACCAGGAGCCTGGCCCATCTCGGCGGAATCGTCAGCCGGCTCCCGGCTGCCAGGTAA
- a CDS encoding sugar ABC transporter substrate-binding protein, producing MSHRLKAAMVLVAGFLLLSACTGPKAEEKPAEGAGPATTQPSGPLRVAVISHGTAGDAFWNVVKNGAEEAGRQLGVQVEYNSDGDPGNQAKLIDNAVAQQVGGLVVSMANPEALKTSIENAVRAGIPVITINSGEDKSAAYGALTHVGQNETIAGEEAGKKFRELGKKKLLCVVHEAGNVGQAQRCDGAKTGFAGDVQTLQVDISNPTDAESRIRGAVQTDSSLDAVLTLNSQVAARAVSAIKAVGSPAQVGTFDLNTDVVGAIKAGDVVFAVDQQQYEQGYLPVQFLKLYRDNANVVGGGKPVLTGPDLVDKSTVDTVGRYVQRGTR from the coding sequence ATGTCCCATCGCTTGAAGGCGGCGATGGTGCTTGTGGCGGGGTTTTTGCTCCTGTCCGCGTGCACCGGGCCGAAGGCCGAGGAGAAACCCGCCGAGGGCGCGGGCCCGGCGACGACCCAGCCCAGTGGGCCGCTGCGGGTCGCGGTCATCTCGCACGGCACGGCGGGTGACGCGTTCTGGAACGTGGTCAAGAACGGCGCCGAGGAGGCGGGCAGGCAGCTCGGCGTCCAGGTCGAGTACAACTCCGACGGAGACCCCGGCAACCAGGCCAAGCTGATCGACAACGCGGTCGCTCAGCAGGTCGGCGGGCTGGTGGTGTCGATGGCGAACCCGGAGGCGCTCAAGACCTCGATCGAGAACGCGGTCCGCGCGGGGATCCCGGTCATCACCATCAACTCCGGTGAGGACAAGAGCGCGGCGTACGGCGCGCTCACCCACGTCGGGCAGAACGAGACCATCGCCGGTGAGGAAGCCGGGAAGAAGTTCAGGGAACTGGGCAAGAAGAAGCTGCTCTGCGTGGTCCACGAAGCGGGCAACGTCGGGCAGGCCCAGCGCTGTGACGGCGCGAAGACCGGCTTCGCGGGCGACGTGCAGACCTTGCAGGTCGACATCAGCAATCCCACCGACGCCGAATCCCGGATCAGGGGCGCGGTGCAGACCGATTCCTCGCTCGACGCAGTCCTGACGCTGAACTCGCAGGTCGCCGCGCGGGCGGTGAGCGCGATCAAGGCGGTCGGCTCACCGGCGCAGGTCGGCACGTTCGACCTCAACACCGACGTGGTCGGCGCGATCAAGGCGGGCGACGTGGTCTTCGCGGTCGACCAGCAACAGTACGAGCAGGGCTATCTCCCGGTGCAGTTCCTCAAGCTCTACCGGGACAACGCGAACGTCGTCGGCGGCGGGAAACCGGTGCTCACCGGGCCCGACCTGGTCGATAAATCCACTGTGGACACCGTCGGCCGGTACGTGCAAAGGGGCACGCGATGA
- a CDS encoding ABC transporter permease, which yields MTTTTLDERVAKPRLLDRLVVRPEIGSLLGAVVVFLFFTVVTDQFFSGSGVATWLDDASTLGIMAVAVSLLMIGGEFDLSAGVMTASTALVTATLATQAGWNVWLALFASLVFALAVGAFNGWLVLRTGLPSFIVTLGTFLALQGLNLGVTRLVTGTVQVSGMRSTDGYESAGFVFASTVDIGGTAFQISIVWWIGFAVLAAWLLVRTRLGNWIFAVGGSAQSSRAVGVPVVRTKIMLFMTTALAAWLVGSINILRFASVQANQGIGLEFQYIIAAVIGGCLLTGGFGSAIGAAIGALIFGMARQGIVFARWDSDWFMLFLGVMLLSAVLVNNAFRRRAERVRR from the coding sequence ATGACAACCACCACCCTCGACGAACGGGTCGCGAAACCGCGGCTGCTGGACAGGCTGGTCGTCCGGCCCGAGATCGGCTCGCTGCTCGGCGCCGTCGTCGTCTTCCTGTTCTTCACCGTCGTCACCGACCAGTTCTTCAGCGGCAGCGGCGTGGCGACCTGGCTGGACGACGCCTCGACGCTCGGCATCATGGCGGTCGCCGTGTCCCTGCTGATGATCGGCGGCGAGTTCGACCTCTCGGCAGGCGTGATGACAGCGTCCACCGCGCTCGTCACCGCGACACTGGCGACGCAGGCGGGCTGGAACGTCTGGCTCGCGCTGTTCGCGTCCCTGGTCTTCGCCCTCGCGGTCGGCGCGTTCAACGGCTGGCTGGTGCTGCGCACCGGACTGCCCAGCTTCATCGTCACCCTGGGCACGTTCCTGGCGCTGCAGGGGCTCAACCTCGGCGTCACGCGGCTGGTCACCGGCACCGTCCAGGTCTCCGGGATGCGCTCGACCGACGGCTACGAGTCCGCCGGTTTCGTCTTCGCGTCCACAGTGGACATCGGCGGGACGGCGTTCCAGATCTCCATCGTCTGGTGGATCGGGTTCGCCGTACTGGCGGCCTGGCTGCTGGTCCGGACCCGGCTCGGCAACTGGATCTTCGCCGTCGGCGGTTCCGCGCAGAGTTCGCGTGCGGTCGGGGTCCCGGTGGTGCGCACCAAGATCATGCTGTTCATGACCACCGCGCTCGCCGCGTGGCTGGTCGGCTCGATCAACATCCTGCGGTTCGCGAGCGTCCAGGCGAACCAGGGCATCGGGCTGGAGTTCCAGTACATAATCGCGGCCGTGATCGGCGGCTGCCTGCTGACCGGCGGGTTCGGCTCGGCGATCGGCGCCGCGATCGGCGCGCTGATCTTCGGCATGGCGAGGCAGGGCATCGTGTTCGCCCGCTGGGACAGCGACTGGTTCATGCTGTTCCTCGGCGTGATGCTGCTGTCCGCGGTCCTGGTCAACAACGCCTTCCGGCGGCGCGCGGAAAGGGTCCGGCGATGA
- a CDS encoding ATP-binding cassette domain-containing protein → MSHLLEVKDVGKTYGSVIALRDVSTVVNAGEVTCVLGDNGAGKSTLIKILAGVHQHDKGEFLVDGEPVRFASPREALDRGIATVYQDLAVVPLMSVWRNFFLGSEPTVGFGPFRALDRKKGRATTKKALSDMGIDLRDVEQPVGTLSGGERQCVAIARTVHFGAKVLILDEPTAALGVKQAGVVLKYVAQARDRGLGVVLITHNPHHAYPVADRFLLLKRGAPLGAYEKSGIDLAELTRQMAGGAELEALEHELRAAESPS, encoded by the coding sequence ATGAGTCATCTCCTGGAGGTCAAGGACGTCGGCAAGACCTACGGCAGCGTGATCGCGCTGCGCGACGTGTCCACCGTGGTCAACGCCGGTGAGGTGACCTGCGTGCTCGGCGACAACGGCGCAGGCAAATCCACGCTGATCAAGATCCTGGCCGGGGTCCACCAGCACGACAAGGGCGAGTTCCTCGTCGACGGCGAACCGGTCAGGTTCGCCTCGCCACGCGAGGCACTCGATCGCGGCATCGCGACGGTCTACCAGGATCTGGCGGTCGTGCCGTTGATGAGCGTGTGGCGGAACTTCTTCCTCGGTTCCGAACCGACGGTCGGCTTCGGCCCGTTCCGCGCGCTGGACCGGAAGAAGGGCCGCGCGACGACCAAGAAGGCGTTGTCCGACATGGGCATCGACCTGCGTGACGTCGAGCAGCCGGTCGGCACGCTGTCCGGTGGCGAGCGGCAGTGCGTCGCCATCGCGCGGACGGTGCACTTCGGGGCGAAGGTCCTGATCCTCGACGAGCCGACGGCCGCGCTGGGCGTGAAACAGGCCGGTGTCGTGCTCAAGTACGTCGCGCAGGCCCGTGACCGCGGGCTGGGCGTCGTGCTGATCACGCACAACCCGCATCACGCGTACCCGGTGGCCGATCGTTTCCTGCTGCTCAAACGGGGCGCGCCGCTCGGCGCCTACGAGAAATCCGGGATCGACCTGGCCGAACTGACCCGGCAGATGGCGGGCGGCGCGGAACTGGAAGCCCTCGAACACGAATTGCGAGCCGCGGAGTCCCCTTCATGA